The Tubulanus polymorphus chromosome 1, tnTubPoly1.2, whole genome shotgun sequence genome contains a region encoding:
- the LOC141915317 gene encoding uncharacterized protein LOC141915317, producing MVNEFSYWCDFMERGFNQTKDSGAQSLLLISMPLIIIIGLCGNTLALLVIVRTKKLRTHGYSLILIFLITSDCTALVNRLTVWINFMRANLGLPNLIVLDSDAECLLVEMYGVATFVGAWLVVLISVERFCAVCIKPMMKRYLTLRNIFIVTLVTSMLAGSCDILLVYQISYVEGQGCSMSETSLKIYVMSAAFLIGPIPLIFICTFNSLILVRLRNRKYRSVGKKSRKRIRSKSVRATVMLLIVTFVWAILTVPHCASLVMLCIHKLGYSISPSLLRLKYVARTIYDLNYMLNFFLYFMAGLEFRIAFKRMFFKGENATSPTLVLELTPSSTTAVKQSRFYLKEDPVID from the coding sequence ATGGTTAATGAATTCTCATATTGGTGCGACTTTATGGAAAGAGGTTTCAACCAAACTAAAGACAGCGGTGCACAGTCGCTTCTGTTGATATCGATGCCACTGATAATCATTATCGGTTTATGCGGTAATACTTTAGCGTTGTTGGTGATCGTTAGAACGAAAAAGTTGAGAACGCACGGATATTCGTTAATTCTGATATTTCTCATCACGTCCGATTGTACCGCGCTTGTAAATAGATTGACAGTTTGGATCAACTTTATGCGCGCAAACCTCGGTCTACCGAATTTGATCGTTCTCGATTCGGACGCTGAATGCTTACTGGTTGAGATGTACGGCGTAGCGACGTTTGTCGGGGCGTGGCTCGTAGTTCTGATATCTGTCGAAAGATTCTGCGCTGTTTGTATAAAACCGATGATGAAACGTTATTTAACATTAAGAAACATATTCATCGTGACACTAGTGACGTCAATGTTGGCTGGTAGCTGCGATATTTTGCTCGTCTATCAGATATCCTACGTAGAAGGTCAAGGATGCAGTATGAGCGAAACGAGTTTGAAAATATACGTAATGTCGGCTGCATTTCTAATCGGACCGATTCCGCTAATCTTTATTTGTACCTTCAACAGCTTAATTCTTGTTCGTTTACGCAACAGAAAATACCGATCAGTCGGTAAAAAATCCCGTAAAAGGATTCGTAGTAAGTCAGTGCGAGCGACTGTCATGTTGCTGATTGTGACATTCGTTTGGGCGATTCTAACTGTACCGCACTGCGCCTCGCTGGTCATGTTGTGTATACATAAATTGGGATACTCTATAAGTCCATCTTTGCTCAGATTGAAATACGTCGCGCGCACTATTTACGACTTGAATTAtatgttgaattttttcttgTATTTCATGGCTGGTCTAGAATTTCGGATAGCTTTTAAGCGCATGTTCTTTAAGGGCGAAAATGCAACATCGCCGACCTTGGTGCTCGAGTTGACGCCTTCATCTACCACTGCCGTCAAACAATCAAGATTTTATCTAAAAGAAGATCCTGTGATTGACTGA